A section of the Leptotrichia sp. HSP-342 genome encodes:
- a CDS encoding ABC-ATPase domain-containing protein: MKNYKELEKILFSMDGKSYSVYKSLKGEYKFEKYILAIDHVQSDPYAPPSKMRVIMDRKICGIPCELTDTKDKNIAVSDFLTRNFYREIQKIGNDSTGTGGSGRIFIDRCGQEILERTSVLIKRDKVEVRFEMGMPARGRRIMLKAAQKIIFEQLPEIVEKSIIYDNLNKKALNEQVILVLDQEYARKMLKEKGLVAFVANDSVLPRESGVSDRPMKNAVKFKSPEKFEITLKLPSGKEVSGMGIPKGITLIVGGGYHGKSTLLAALERGVYNHIAQDGREFIISESDAVKIRAEDGRNVEKVNISGFINNLPQNKDTKAFSTENASGSTSQAANVAEALEYGTSLLLIDEDTSATNFMIRDGRMQKLVAKEKEPITPFIDRVKELYDDFGVSTILIVGGSGDYFDVANHVIMMDEYVPKDVTEKAKEIAKSDENKREFSSNDKFKGVTQRIPLKKSFSQSGKLDKTKAKGKYSILYGKELIDISGMEQLVDDSQTNCIALMVDYFKNKVLDEKLTLSQVADRIYEKIEKEGLDSISSYTGHPGNLALPRKQEFCGAVNRYRKLKIK, translated from the coding sequence ATGAAAAATTATAAAGAATTAGAAAAAATATTATTTTCAATGGATGGAAAAAGTTATTCGGTGTACAAGTCACTTAAAGGGGAATATAAATTTGAAAAGTATATTCTTGCGATTGATCATGTGCAGTCGGATCCTTATGCTCCGCCTTCAAAAATGAGGGTTATAATGGATAGGAAAATTTGTGGGATTCCTTGTGAGCTGACGGATACGAAGGATAAGAATATTGCAGTTTCGGATTTTCTTACGAGAAATTTTTACAGGGAAATTCAGAAAATTGGAAATGACAGTACGGGAACTGGAGGAAGTGGAAGAATTTTTATTGATAGGTGCGGACAGGAAATTTTGGAAAGAACTTCAGTTCTGATAAAGAGAGATAAAGTTGAAGTGAGGTTTGAAATGGGGATGCCTGCGAGAGGTAGACGGATAATGTTAAAAGCTGCACAGAAGATTATTTTTGAGCAGTTGCCTGAAATTGTAGAAAAATCCATTATTTATGATAATTTGAATAAAAAAGCGTTAAATGAGCAGGTAATTCTAGTGCTGGATCAGGAATATGCGAGAAAAATGTTGAAGGAAAAAGGGCTTGTTGCATTTGTGGCTAATGATTCTGTCCTTCCTCGTGAAAGTGGAGTTTCGGATAGACCTATGAAAAATGCAGTTAAGTTTAAAAGTCCAGAAAAATTTGAGATTACATTAAAGCTTCCAAGCGGGAAAGAAGTAAGTGGAATGGGGATTCCAAAAGGAATTACGCTAATTGTGGGTGGAGGTTATCACGGTAAATCCACGTTGCTTGCGGCACTTGAAAGAGGGGTTTACAATCACATTGCTCAAGATGGGCGTGAATTTATAATTTCTGAATCGGATGCGGTAAAAATACGTGCGGAAGATGGAAGAAATGTGGAAAAGGTTAATATAAGCGGATTTATCAATAACTTGCCACAAAATAAGGATACAAAGGCTTTTTCGACTGAAAATGCGAGTGGAAGCACATCGCAGGCGGCAAATGTGGCAGAAGCGCTGGAATATGGGACTTCTTTACTTCTAATAGATGAGGACACTTCGGCTACAAATTTTATGATTCGTGACGGAAGAATGCAAAAACTTGTGGCAAAGGAAAAAGAGCCGATAACACCGTTTATTGACAGGGTAAAGGAACTTTATGACGATTTTGGAGTTTCTACGATATTGATTGTCGGTGGCTCTGGAGATTATTTTGATGTGGCAAATCACGTTATAATGATGGATGAATATGTTCCAAAAGATGTGACAGAAAAAGCAAAAGAGATTGCAAAATCGGATGAAAACAAGAGAGAATTTTCTTCAAATGATAAATTTAAAGGAGTTACACAGCGAATACCACTCAAAAAAAGTTTTTCACAATCTGGAAAACTGGATAAAACAAAAGCCAAAGGGAAATACAGCATTCTATATGGAAAAGAATTAATTGATATTTCAGGGATGGAGCAACTTGTGGATGACAGCCAGACAAACTGCATTGCTTTAATGGTTGACTATTTTAAAAATAAAGTGCTGGATGAAAAACTCACGCTTTCGCAAGTGGCTGACAGGATCTATGAAAAAATTGAAAAGGAAGGGCTTGACTCGATTTCTTCATACACAGGGCATCCAGGAAATTTGGCATTGCCTAGAAAGCAGGAATTTTGTGGGGCGGTGAATAGATATAGGAAGTTGAAAATAAAATAA
- the mraY gene encoding phospho-N-acetylmuramoyl-pentapeptide-transferase, protein MLYLLQELFINNWRVLRIFKSIMLRASVAFMIAFLFMLILGKPFIAWLKKKKYGDTAREEGPKSHFDKSGTPTMGGLLIIGAILFATAIAGNFTNKFVVFLFVITILFTTIGFYDDYLKLTKHKKGLSGKKKILGQLIITALTFGFVYKFGLVSKTIDFSIINPLIKNSYLYITPILFFIFVAFVIIGSSNAVNLTDGLDGLVSGPTIVVSITLLIITYLTGNVKYAKYLNLYYVPQAAEMIVYLASVIGALIGFLWYNFYPAQVFMGDTGSLTLGGILGIIVIFIKQELLLPIAGFIFIMEALSVMIQVWHFKTFGKRVFKMAPIHHHFELLGLPETKVTIRFWIVSIMTCLLTFVILKLR, encoded by the coding sequence ATGTTATATTTACTGCAAGAGTTATTTATCAATAACTGGAGAGTTTTACGTATTTTTAAATCAATAATGTTAAGAGCGTCTGTGGCGTTTATGATTGCGTTTCTGTTTATGTTAATTTTAGGAAAACCGTTTATTGCTTGGCTTAAAAAGAAAAAATATGGAGATACAGCAAGAGAAGAAGGGCCTAAATCACATTTTGACAAGTCTGGAACGCCTACAATGGGAGGACTTCTAATAATTGGTGCAATTTTATTTGCAACTGCTATCGCTGGTAATTTTACAAATAAATTCGTTGTGTTTTTGTTTGTAATTACAATTTTATTTACAACAATTGGATTTTATGATGACTATTTAAAATTGACAAAGCACAAAAAAGGGCTTTCTGGGAAGAAAAAAATATTAGGACAACTAATAATCACAGCATTAACATTTGGATTCGTATATAAATTCGGACTTGTAAGTAAAACTATCGATTTTTCAATAATAAATCCGTTAATTAAAAATTCATATTTATATATAACTCCAATCTTGTTCTTTATTTTTGTGGCATTTGTAATAATCGGTTCTTCAAATGCGGTAAATTTGACAGATGGACTGGATGGGCTTGTGAGCGGACCTACAATTGTAGTAAGTATTACGCTTTTAATTATTACTTATTTAACTGGAAATGTAAAATATGCAAAATACCTAAATCTTTATTACGTTCCGCAGGCAGCTGAAATGATAGTTTATTTAGCCTCAGTAATCGGAGCTTTAATCGGTTTCTTATGGTATAATTTCTATCCAGCACAAGTGTTTATGGGAGATACAGGTTCTTTAACATTGGGTGGAATTTTAGGAATTATTGTTATTTTTATAAAGCAAGAGCTGTTATTGCCGATTGCTGGATTTATATTTATTATGGAAGCCTTGTCAGTTATGATTCAAGTCTGGCACTTTAAAACTTTTGGAAAACGGGTGTTCAAAATGGCACCAATACATCACCACTTTGAACTGCTAGGATTGCCTGAAACAAAAGTTACAATAAGATTTTGGATTGTTTCAATAATGACATGTCTATTAACATTTGTAATTTTGAAATTAAGATAA
- a CDS encoding ankyrin repeat domain-containing protein — protein MSKYKTIWAAVRFGTLKDVIEIFKKGDEKIGDASGDSILFDALANTNSIARYEITNFLINKGADVKAVTEDGISLFFPLFSYGWTDIVKTTILCKTLLEKGADITTIYKKEKMVSFKELFNIGAPEMEMLPLYQLIFSQPGLPLLVKDKWGLTVIEFARRSNRPIAVKMMEDYVKKYNLKEEN, from the coding sequence ATGTCAAAATATAAAACAATATGGGCAGCAGTAAGATTTGGAACATTAAAGGATGTTATAGAAATATTCAAAAAAGGAGATGAAAAAATTGGAGATGCATCAGGAGATAGCATCTTATTTGATGCATTGGCAAATACTAATAGCATTGCACGTTATGAAATTACTAATTTTTTAATAAATAAAGGAGCTGATGTTAAAGCAGTAACAGAAGATGGGATAAGTTTATTTTTCCCGTTATTCTCATATGGTTGGACAGATATAGTAAAAACAACAATATTATGTAAAACATTATTGGAAAAAGGCGCGGATATAACAACAATATATAAGAAAGAGAAAATGGTTTCTTTCAAGGAATTATTTAATATTGGTGCTCCTGAAATGGAAATGTTACCACTATATCAGCTAATATTTTCTCAACCAGGACTTCCTCTTTTAGTAAAGGATAAATGGGGATTAACAGTAATTGAATTTGCCAGAAGATCTAACAGGCCAATAGCAGTGAAAATGATGGAAGATTATGTAAAGAAATATAATTTGAAAGAAGAAAATTAG
- a CDS encoding UDP-N-acetylmuramoyl-tripeptide--D-alanyl-D-alanine ligase, whose product MNKAEVFQSFFNKQKISDFEINNISINSKEIDKNDVFIAIRGGNNFVNEALEKGAFAVYDSKTLKIDEKYPNRAFFVNDSIEFLQNFAREWRKNLDIKVIGITGSNGKTTVKDMIYHLLSQKYKGKKTEGNYNNHIGLPFTLLRAEEDDKFIILEMGMSGFGEIDLLGQIALPDINVITNIGESHLEFLKTKENVFLAKKEIIPYIKNTLVINGDDEYLKNVKAENIEVVKALNLGNNEFREKTSDFYYGDVHFNENGTDFFLKYFGKICQSTVERNYKTNVLGEHNVLNLVMAIAVAKQFGMEDKIISEAVKNIGLTGMRFQIIENGDTTYINDAYNASPMSMEKSLETFSQIYNDRLKIMVLGDMLELGENELELHSNLFNTIKNTKFDKLYLFGERMRSLFEKIKENVDNENLKNKEFGHFDEKEEIKEKIRQISEQKAVLLKASRGMRLEEIIEK is encoded by the coding sequence ATGAATAAAGCTGAAGTGTTTCAAAGCTTCTTTAATAAGCAAAAAATATCAGATTTTGAGATAAATAATATTTCGATTAATTCGAAAGAAATTGATAAAAATGATGTTTTTATTGCCATTAGAGGTGGGAACAATTTTGTTAATGAAGCGTTGGAAAAAGGTGCTTTTGCTGTTTACGACAGTAAAACTTTAAAAATAGATGAAAAATATCCTAATCGTGCATTTTTTGTAAATGACAGTATTGAATTTTTACAAAATTTTGCTAGGGAATGGCGAAAAAATTTAGATATAAAAGTAATTGGAATTACAGGAAGTAATGGGAAAACCACTGTAAAGGACATGATTTACCATTTGCTTTCACAAAAATATAAAGGAAAAAAGACTGAAGGGAATTACAATAATCATATTGGATTGCCCTTCACTTTGTTGCGTGCTGAAGAAGATGACAAATTTATTATTTTGGAAATGGGAATGAGCGGCTTTGGGGAAATTGATCTGCTGGGACAGATTGCACTGCCTGATATTAATGTTATTACCAACATTGGTGAATCACATCTGGAATTTCTGAAAACGAAGGAAAATGTATTTTTGGCAAAAAAGGAGATTATTCCTTATATTAAAAATACACTTGTAATCAATGGAGATGATGAATATTTAAAAAATGTAAAAGCTGAAAATATTGAAGTTGTAAAGGCTTTGAATCTAGGAAATAATGAGTTTAGGGAGAAGACGTCTGATTTTTATTATGGGGACGTTCATTTTAACGAAAATGGAACTGATTTTTTTCTGAAATATTTTGGAAAAATTTGCCAAAGTACAGTTGAGAGAAATTATAAGACGAATGTTCTAGGAGAACATAATGTATTAAACTTAGTTATGGCAATCGCTGTGGCTAAACAATTCGGAATGGAAGATAAAATAATCAGTGAAGCTGTGAAAAATATTGGCTTGACTGGAATGCGGTTTCAAATAATTGAAAACGGCGATACAACATATATTAACGATGCCTATAATGCAAGTCCAATGTCTATGGAGAAATCACTTGAAACATTTTCCCAAATATATAACGACAGACTGAAAATAATGGTTCTAGGAGATATGCTGGAACTAGGAGAAAATGAACTGGAACTTCATAGTAATCTTTTTAATACAATAAAAAATACAAAATTTGACAAACTTTATTTATTTGGAGAAAGGATGAGAAGCCTATTCGAAAAAATAAAGGAAAATGTGGACAATGAAAATTTAAAAAACAAGGAATTTGGACATTTTGATGAAAAAGAAGAAATAAAAGAAAAAATAAGACAGATTTCTGAACAAAAGGCAGTGCTGTTAAAAGCATCACGAGGAATGAGATTAGAAGAAATCATAGAAAAATAA
- a CDS encoding ankyrin repeat domain-containing protein yields the protein MSEYTTIWEAVRFGTLKDVIEIFKKGDEKIGDASGDSILFDALANTNSIARYEITNFLINKGADVKVVTEDGMSLFFPLFYYGRRDIIKMTILCKTLLEKGADITTIYKKEKTVSFKGLFNIGTPEIEMLPLYQLIFSQPGLPLLVKDKWGLTVIEFARRFNRPIAVHMMEDYVKKYNLKEEN from the coding sequence ATGTCAGAATATACAACAATTTGGGAAGCAGTAAGATTTGGAACATTAAAAGATGTTATAGAAATATTCAAAAAAGGAGATGAAAAAATTGGAGATGCATCAGGAGATAGCATCTTATTTGATGCATTGGCAAATACTAATAGCATTGCACGTTATGAAATTACTAATTTTTTAATAAATAAAGGAGCTGATGTTAAAGTAGTAACAGAAGATGGGATGAGTTTGTTCTTTCCATTATTTTATTACGGACGACGAGATATAATAAAAATGACAATATTGTGTAAAACATTATTGGAAAAAGGGGCAGATATAACAACAATTTATAAGAAAGAGAAAACGGTTTCATTCAAAGGATTATTTAATATCGGCACTCCTGAAATAGAAATGTTACCGTTATACCAACTGATATTTTCTCAACCAGGACTTCCTCTTTTAGTAAAGGATAAATGGGGATTAACAGTAATTGAATTTGCGAGAAGGTTTAATAGACCAATAGCAGTACACATGATGGAAGACTATGTAAAAAAATATAACTTGAAAGAAGAAAATTAA
- a CDS encoding DUF6314 family protein: MGKDSMDRMMDIYEMMKNVRRISFQAKSLEGSSTGWNYVGKGNVVVREGDDRLYFIEEIILDNDIRYNDRKLWEFKEDCIGFYRFRNGDYEKIFEFLFCNGEFMMKKEYLCSPDLYYGEMKILDNRICLLIKVKGEKKNEVLEYTYLT; the protein is encoded by the coding sequence ATGGGTAAAGATAGTATGGATAGAATGATGGATATTTATGAAATGATGAAAAATGTTAGAAGAATTTCGTTTCAGGCGAAGAGTTTGGAAGGGTCTTCAACAGGCTGGAATTATGTTGGTAAAGGGAATGTTGTGGTTAGAGAAGGCGACGACAGGTTGTATTTTATTGAAGAAATTATTCTTGATAATGATATTAGGTATAATGATAGAAAATTATGGGAATTTAAAGAAGATTGTATTGGATTTTATAGGTTTCGAAATGGGGATTATGAGAAGATATTTGAATTTCTATTTTGTAATGGGGAATTTATGATGAAAAAAGAGTATTTGTGCAGTCCTGATTTATATTATGGAGAAATGAAGATTTTGGATAATAGAATTTGTCTGCTGATAAAAGTAAAGGGAGAAAAGAAGAATGAAGTTTTGGAATACACATACTTAACATAA
- a CDS encoding glycoside hydrolase family 1 protein, with protein sequence MANLKFPDNFWWGSATSGPQSEGRFNKKNRNIFDYWFDTDKKAFFGGVGPDVASNFYNSFREDIKLYKEIGLNSLRTSIQWTRLIKNFETGEVDEDGVRFYTEVIEEFEKNGITLVMNLFHFDMPIELQEKYGGWESKHVVELFVKYARKAFELFGDKVKYWTTFNEPIVPVEAQYMYQFHYPLIVDVKKAMQVLYNTALASAKAIEEFRKTELLKKDGEIGIILNLTPSYPRSENEEDIKAAKISDAFFNNSFLDPAIYGKFPELLIEILEKDGALWESTEEELKIIAENTVDFLGVNYYQPRRIKARETEFDISKNGWLPDKYFENYDMPGKRMNIYRGWEIYPQAIYDIAKNIQDNYKNIKWFISENGMGVEGEEKFKNEEGIIEDDYRIDFFREHLTHLHRAIEEGSNCFGYHTWTPIDCWSWTNAYKNRYGFISVDLPTQIKTIKKSGYWIKKVSETNEIDGWDIKKN encoded by the coding sequence ATGGCAAACTTGAAATTTCCAGATAATTTTTGGTGGGGATCGGCTACTTCTGGACCGCAGAGTGAAGGAAGATTTAATAAAAAGAATAGAAATATATTTGATTACTGGTTTGATACGGATAAGAAGGCGTTTTTTGGTGGTGTAGGGCCTGATGTGGCTTCAAATTTTTATAACAGCTTTAGGGAAGATATAAAATTGTATAAGGAAATAGGGCTTAATTCACTAAGAACATCGATTCAATGGACACGGCTCATAAAGAATTTTGAAACTGGGGAAGTTGATGAGGATGGAGTGAGATTTTATACAGAGGTTATAGAGGAATTTGAGAAAAATGGGATTACTCTTGTAATGAACTTGTTCCATTTTGATATGCCAATAGAATTGCAGGAAAAATATGGTGGCTGGGAATCAAAGCATGTGGTTGAATTGTTTGTAAAATATGCCAGAAAAGCATTTGAGCTGTTTGGGGATAAGGTGAAATACTGGACGACTTTTAATGAGCCGATAGTGCCTGTGGAAGCACAGTACATGTATCAATTCCATTATCCGCTTATTGTAGATGTGAAAAAAGCTATGCAGGTTTTATATAATACAGCACTCGCTTCAGCAAAGGCAATTGAAGAATTTAGAAAAACAGAGCTGCTGAAAAAAGATGGGGAAATAGGAATAATTTTGAATTTAACGCCATCGTATCCAAGGAGTGAAAATGAAGAGGACATAAAAGCTGCCAAAATATCAGATGCTTTTTTTAACAATTCATTTCTTGATCCTGCGATTTATGGTAAATTTCCTGAATTATTGATAGAAATACTGGAAAAGGACGGAGCCTTGTGGGAAAGTACAGAAGAGGAACTAAAAATTATTGCAGAAAATACAGTTGACTTTTTAGGAGTGAATTATTATCAGCCAAGAAGAATAAAGGCTCGAGAAACAGAATTTGATATTTCTAAAAATGGCTGGTTGCCTGATAAATATTTTGAAAATTATGATATGCCGGGGAAAAGAATGAATATTTACAGAGGATGGGAAATTTATCCACAGGCAATTTATGATATTGCTAAAAATATTCAGGATAACTATAAAAATATAAAATGGTTTATTTCAGAAAATGGAATGGGAGTTGAAGGAGAAGAAAAATTTAAAAATGAAGAGGGGATAATTGAAGATGATTACAGAATAGATTTTTTTAGGGAACATCTGACACATCTTCATAGAGCAATAGAAGAAGGCTCAAACTGTTTTGGCTATCACACTTGGACACCGATAGACTGCTGGTCTTGGACAAATGCCTACAAGAATAGATACGGATTTATCTCGGTAGATTTGCCAACACAAATAAAAACGATAAAAAAATCAGGATACTGGATAAAGAAAGTTTCTGAAACTAACGAAATTGATGGTTGGGATATTAAAAAAAATTAA
- the murD gene encoding UDP-N-acetylmuramoyl-L-alanine--D-glutamate ligase, whose product MDKKGIVFGAGLSGLGAKELLEKNGYEVYLIDDKAATPSAEGIRLLNEEKVEFIVKSPGIPWKAELLKVAKEKGVKIISEIDLAYKYVDKNIKIISFTGTNGKTTTSTKMAELLNFAGFRAKLAGNAGFSFAKLVADEEELDYIVLELSSYQLENNPQIHSNIAGIINLTPDHLTRYDSVEDYYITKFAIFDKQTDDDFALINLDDEVFAELYERNEIKEKIKAQKVYLSKETKGTVFVYENNIRIMKDLSKRVDEIQNFGEKIDEISEILLKTEELSLKGRHNLENMLFLISSAKILNVKNEKLAEFLKSTNALEHRLENFFVKENTTFINDSKGTNVESTLKAIDSFNNSIIMILGGDDKKIDNMPLIERIKEKVDFVYLIGDNAQILIDDMEKIGYKNYKNLETVENVLNYLKQNVDFSQNQTVLFSPATSSFCQFKSFEHRGKVFKELTQKIIGK is encoded by the coding sequence ATGGATAAAAAGGGAATTGTATTTGGTGCTGGGTTAAGTGGGCTTGGTGCTAAGGAATTGCTAGAAAAAAATGGATATGAAGTGTATTTGATAGATGATAAGGCTGCAACACCATCGGCAGAGGGAATAAGGCTTTTGAATGAGGAAAAAGTTGAATTTATAGTAAAAAGTCCTGGGATTCCATGGAAGGCAGAACTTTTGAAAGTTGCCAAGGAAAAAGGTGTTAAGATTATTTCAGAAATTGATTTGGCTTATAAATATGTGGATAAAAATATAAAAATTATTTCGTTTACTGGGACAAACGGAAAAACTACTACATCTACTAAAATGGCAGAATTACTTAATTTTGCTGGGTTTCGTGCAAAACTTGCCGGAAATGCAGGTTTTTCATTTGCAAAACTGGTGGCTGATGAAGAAGAGCTTGATTATATTGTACTGGAGCTTAGCAGCTACCAATTGGAAAATAATCCGCAAATTCATTCAAATATCGCTGGAATAATCAATTTAACTCCAGATCATTTGACACGATATGATTCGGTAGAAGATTATTATATTACAAAGTTTGCGATTTTTGATAAGCAGACAGATGATGACTTTGCATTGATTAATCTGGATGATGAAGTTTTTGCAGAACTGTATGAAAGAAATGAGATAAAGGAGAAAATAAAGGCTCAAAAAGTATATTTGAGTAAAGAAACAAAAGGGACAGTTTTTGTTTATGAAAATAATATTCGTATAATGAAGGATTTGAGTAAACGGGTTGATGAAATTCAGAATTTTGGTGAAAAAATTGATGAAATTTCAGAAATTTTGTTAAAAACTGAAGAATTGTCATTAAAAGGTAGACATAATTTGGAAAATATGTTATTTTTGATAAGTTCAGCAAAAATATTAAATGTAAAAAATGAAAAATTAGCTGAATTTTTAAAATCAACGAACGCTCTTGAACATAGGCTTGAAAACTTTTTTGTGAAAGAAAATACAACGTTTATTAATGATTCTAAGGGAACAAATGTAGAATCGACATTAAAGGCGATTGATTCTTTTAATAATTCGATTATTATGATTCTCGGTGGAGATGATAAGAAAATTGATAATATGCCTTTGATTGAAAGAATTAAGGAGAAAGTTGATTTTGTTTATCTAATTGGGGATAATGCTCAGATTTTGATTGACGATATGGAAAAGATTGGATATAAAAATTATAAAAATTTGGAAACAGTTGAAAATGTACTAAATTACTTGAAGCAAAATGTAGATTTCTCACAAAATCAGACAGTACTGTTTTCACCTGCAACATCGAGTTTTTGTCAATTTAAGAGTTTTGAACATAGAGGAAAAGTTTTTAAGGAATTGACACAAAAAATTATAGGAAAATAA
- a CDS encoding phage head-tail adapter protein, which produces MNKFFKLSLLFTFIVAIGLFYRNRLNKARINVSNCPNNRYMANRKEYYEKNYKIFKERKIKFYIDDENGKMREIANQDEFFASLREARDYAYEIVGKKWFYTKRKLFGIAFGIDKEAKIKYISVPEKEKKNILKNIDKYPEKNIENRCVLVEVLKGNY; this is translated from the coding sequence ATGAATAAGTTTTTCAAATTATCATTGTTATTTACTTTTATAGTTGCTATTGGTCTATTTTATAGAAATCGTTTAAACAAGGCAAGAATAAATGTATCCAATTGTCCAAATAATCGCTATATGGCAAACAGAAAAGAATACTACGAAAAAAATTATAAGATTTTTAAAGAAAGGAAAATAAAATTTTATATAGATGATGAAAATGGAAAAATGCGAGAAATTGCTAATCAAGATGAATTTTTTGCTTCATTAAGAGAAGCTAGAGATTATGCTTATGAAATAGTTGGAAAAAAATGGTTCTATACAAAAAGAAAGTTATTTGGAATAGCATTTGGAATTGATAAGGAAGCAAAAATAAAATATATTTCAGTACCAGAAAAAGAAAAGAAAAATATATTAAAAAATATAGACAAGTATCCTGAAAAGAATATAGAAAATAGATGTGTGCTAGTAGAAGTGCTGAAAGGCAATTATTAA
- a CDS encoding FtsW/RodA/SpoVE family cell cycle protein translates to MNSKKILGTSFIIIILILSALSLITMASLSFPKSQSEYGNSYHYLAFQAGWLVAGGVGFVFTANYNYRNYKKYTKYYYAIGIFFLMLVLIVGKNTKGATRWISIGPISIQPSEFVKIILIIMLSTIIYILKSKDAKKNKGEKVINWIKKIPWVSSFIIMVPVFIYAGLVILEKSFSSTAQIIIIGMTYLFISEIKYSVILVYTSLIGIGGWLSITKVGYRASRLAAYSSKDSIVYQTHHSLIAIANGKLSGRFYGNGLQKYNFLPEIHTDYIFSGFAEENGFIGVVFLMGLYLAMLVIMAVTLKKIKDAYAKYLLVGIFVMFATQIIGNIAVVSGAIPSTGIPLPIMSYGGSSIITAMTALGIAYNIIRALYKQEMGDSLDELNEVDYLM, encoded by the coding sequence TTGAATAGTAAAAAAATATTGGGAACAAGTTTTATAATAATAATTTTAATTCTTTCAGCACTTAGCCTTATAACGATGGCAAGTCTGAGTTTCCCTAAGTCTCAGAGTGAATATGGGAACAGCTATCATTATCTGGCTTTTCAGGCAGGATGGCTAGTTGCAGGTGGCGTAGGATTTGTATTTACAGCGAATTATAACTATAGAAACTACAAAAAATATACAAAATATTACTATGCTATAGGTATATTTTTTCTAATGCTGGTGCTTATAGTGGGTAAAAATACGAAGGGAGCGACACGTTGGATTTCCATAGGACCAATATCCATACAGCCTTCAGAATTTGTAAAAATAATATTAATTATCATGCTCTCTACAATTATTTATATACTAAAAAGTAAAGATGCGAAAAAAAATAAAGGTGAAAAAGTAATAAACTGGATAAAGAAAATCCCGTGGGTATCAAGTTTTATAATCATGGTGCCAGTCTTTATATATGCTGGTCTTGTCATACTAGAAAAATCTTTTAGCAGCACAGCTCAAATCATAATAATTGGAATGACATATCTTTTTATTTCAGAAATAAAGTATTCTGTAATATTGGTATATACATCCTTAATAGGTATAGGGGGCTGGCTTTCAATAACAAAGGTTGGATATAGGGCAAGCAGGCTAGCGGCCTACAGTTCAAAGGATAGTATTGTTTATCAGACACATCATTCTTTAATTGCAATAGCAAATGGAAAGCTAAGTGGAAGATTTTATGGAAATGGGCTTCAGAAATATAATTTTCTGCCAGAAATACATACTGACTATATTTTTTCAGGATTTGCTGAAGAAAACGGATTTATAGGAGTAGTGTTCCTTATGGGGCTATACCTGGCTATGCTTGTTATAATGGCAGTTACCTTGAAAAAAATAAAGGATGCCTATGCAAAATATCTTTTAGTGGGGATTTTTGTAATGTTTGCTACTCAGATAATTGGAAATATAGCAGTTGTAAGTGGAGCAATTCCTTCTACAGGAATTCCGCTTCCAATAATGAGCTATGGTGGAAGTTCCATAATTACAGCAATGACAGCACTTGGAATAGCATATAACATAATAAGGGCATTGTACAAGCAGGAAATGGGAGATAGTCTGGATGAGCTGAATGAAGTTGACTATTTGATGTAG